In the Granulosicoccus antarcticus IMCC3135 genome, GTTAATCGTTGTTCGACCAGAAAGGCATAGCTTGCAAAACACAGTGTGGCATGGTGCGGAGCGCCGCCCGGATGGAAACCGCGCCAGTTACGACCCTCATAATGGTTGAGACCGATCTCGTCTTTGAGCTCCTGATAGCCACGCTCGATATGCCAACGCCTTCACGCCAAGTGAGATACTGCCATTCGCTCTCATCCAGGTTCAACGCTCTGTGCCTGCAACTCTGTGGTTCATGCCCCTTGGCATAGCACGGCCGAGTAGATCGACGTCCACGCCCCGAATAGGGCTTGGTGGGGGGGGGGGGGTAGTAATTTCACACTGGGCAGGCTCACCAGATGGGAAGGATTTACATGGAGCACATAGAGAAGTTCGAGTGCGTCCAGTCCTGCACGAAACACCGAGTCATTGCCATAAACAGAGTCTGCCAATACGACTCCAATAGCACAGTAGGACTAGGGTTCGTGAAATCAACAGGTAATTTTTAAACGCCTCCTGATTTTGACCTTGAAAGGTCATGAACTTAAGTTTACTGTCTGAAGTTAGGTATTTTAATATTGATAATTCTGTAGTCGTATTTTAACGAATTGCAATACTTTCATTTAACGGATCACAAATCAGCACGTGGAGAATTTATAAATGAAAAATAACAAAAGATTGATGACTGTCAAGGTGATGAC is a window encoding:
- a CDS encoding transposase; the encoded protein is MADSVYGNDSVFRAGLDALELLYVLHVNPSHLVSLPSVKLLPPPPHQALFGAWTSIYSAVLCQGA